A stretch of Episyrphus balteatus chromosome 2, idEpiBalt1.1, whole genome shotgun sequence DNA encodes these proteins:
- the LOC129909840 gene encoding deubiquitinase OTUD6B, whose amino-acid sequence MDNNAPEETTLDELNSKHRKEKKELQSQIQSLKKSAAKGDKKKRKEVQEEISRLELDLEKRQANQLNEFQNERNTTQPNEQATGITEAPVDEIAVQTVTNDFLSLTTNDLDNQPKLTKAQKRRNKKASEEKQREAEIQASEEENKNGPRMLEHCAIADILKKRQLKLFSIASDGDCLYKAVAHQMQLTGRNAFTVAELRQQTANYILANKEHLIFYMTNSNTGEILTDDDFINYCQNIRNTAAWGGQIEIKALSSALKVPIEVIQATGPSTIQGSEYDEPNLVVTYHRLMYSLGEHYNSTRPITDNDIDENDGEFEREDVKIDS is encoded by the coding sequence ATGGATAACAATGCCCCCGAAGAGACGACACTCGATGAATTAAACAGCAAACatcgcaaagaaaaaaaagaactccAATCACAAATACAATCGTTGAAAAAAAGCGCCGCCAAAGGTGACAAAAAGAAACGCAAAGAAGTCCAAGAAGAAATATCTCGCCTTGAATTAGATTTGGAAAAACGACAAGCCAATCAATTGAATGAATTTCAAAATGAACGTAATACCACTCAGCCTAACGAACAGGCAACTGGCATCACAGAAGCCCCAGTCGATGAAATCGCCGTTCAAACAGTCACAAATGATTTCCTCTCCTTAACCACCAACGATTTAGATAATCAACCAAAACTCACCAAAGCCCAAAAACGTCGCAATAAAAAAGCTTCCGAAGAAAAACAAAGAGAAGCTGAAATCCAAGCGAGcgaggaagaaaacaaaaatggccCCCGGATGTTAGAACATTGTGCAATCGCTGACATCCTCAAGAAACGTCAACTCAAACTATTCTCGATTGCATCCGATGGAGATTGTCTTTACAAAGCCGTTGCACATCAAATGCAACTCACTGGACGCAATGCATTTACAGTTGCTGAGCTACGCCAACAAACTGCCAATTACATCCTTGCAAACAAGGAACATCTGATTTTTTACATGACCAATTCAAATACAGGAGAAATTCTGACTGACGACGATTTCATAAATTATTGCCAAAATATTCGAAATACCGCTGCGTGGGGCGGTCAAATTGAAATAAAGGCATTATCGAGTGCGCTGAAGGTTCCCATTGAAGTTATTCAAGCAACTGGACCTTCAACTATTCAAGGTTCTGAATATGATGAACCAAATTTGGTGGTAACTTATCATCGGCTAATGTATAGTTTGGGAGAGCATTATAATTCCACTAGACCGATAACAGACAACGATATTGATGAGAATGATGGAGAATTTGAAAGAGAGGATGTTAAAATTGATTCGTAA
- the LOC129910772 gene encoding protein screw, translating into MIFKVFIFLILCGVTTALTNILADSPYFLDERLQQSVVMKSLDSSENEFQFEMADLLGLNERPRSIKKPLSLKKSASKFLLELYNSITEEENPHTYSHHNRVARSTFVNKEDRSVIENCNNIITFSSKKSRTNRKQNKSHMTVIFNTNNVPEDLQLVRAELRIFQNSNLARKFEYERNVTVSVFHRLFNRKLQKIDLRLLNSFTTTTSYNGWLEANVTKTIAKWLLKGFTPNGHELIISTRLTGMSNEVLADNDENITPKDIGLVDESGNEENQPFIIGYFNGPELLNKIQHLRVKRDIGKKKIFSSDYSPAHHTEGESYKIPKNCERMNFSIDFKDLQMQDWVIAPKKFEAYFCGGDCNFPLGAKMNATNHAIVQTLMHLKQPNLPKPCCVPTVLGSISILHYLNEDSVNLSKYPNSVAKSCGCL; encoded by the exons atgattttcaaagtttttatctttttaatactTTGTGGGGTCACAACTGCATTAACTAATATTTTAGCTGATAGTCCATATTTTCTGGACGAAAGACTTCAACAATCAGTCGTTATGAAATCTTTGGATAGTTCcgaaaatgaatttcaattcGAAATGGCAGACTTATTGGGTCTTAATGAACGACCGAGAAGTATTAAGAAACCATTATCTCTCAA AAAATCTGCATCCAAGTTTCTACTCGAGCTCTACAATTCAATAACTGAAGAGGAGAATCCTCATACCTATTCTCATCACAATCGAGTTGCCAGAAGTACATTTGTTAATAAAGAAGACCGTTCGGTGATTGAAAATTGCAACAATATAATAACGTTTTCTAGCAAAA AATCCAGAACAAaccgaaaacaaaataaatcccACATGACAGTAATCTTCAACACTAACAATGTTCCGGAAGACCTTCAACTTGTACGTGCAgaattaagaatttttcaaaattcgaatTTGGCCCGTAAATTCGAATATGAAAGAAACGTTACCGTTTCAGTTTTTCATAGATTGTTTAACAGGAAATTGCAAAAGATTGATTTAAGACTTCTAAACAGCTTTACCACAACTACCAGCTATAATGGTTGGTTGGAGGCTAATGTAACCAAGACGATAGCTAAATGGCTCCTAAAAGGTTTCACTCCAAATGGACATGAATTAATTATTTCCACCCGACTAACAGGCATGAGCAACGAAGTACTGGCTGATAATGATGAAAATATAACTCCAAAAGATATTGGTCTAGTGGATGAATCTGGAAATGAAGAAAATCAACCATTCATTATTGGATATTTTAACGGACCAgaacttttgaataaaatccAACATTTACGTGTGAAGCGAGACATTGgaaaaaagaagatattttcATCAGATTATTCACCAGCGCATCACACTGAAGgagaaagttataaaattccaaagaaTTGTGAACGAATGAATTTTTCGATTGATTTTAAGGATTTGCAAATGCAAGATTGGGTTATTGCACCGAAGAAATTTGAAGCGTATTTTTGTGGCGGCGATTGTAATTTTCCATTGGGCGCGAAAATGAATGCTACAAATCATGCTATCGTACAGACGCTGATGCATTTGAAACAACCAAATCTACCAAAACCGTGTTGTGTTCCAACGGTTTTGGGATCGATATCAATATTGCATTATCTTAATGAAGATAGTGTTAATTTGAGTAAATATCCAAATAGTGTTGCAAAGAGTTGTGGATGTCTTTGA